GCCATTACCATTCCGCTTCCATAATCTGCAAGGACGAAGTTTCCTGCGTATACAGGGATTTGTTCGCCTGTAAGAGGGTGTATTGCGTAGCTTCCTGTAAATACGCCTTCTTTTTCCATTTGGTCTATGTCTTCTGCTTTTATGCTGTGAATTGTTTTTTTGAATTTTTCAACTTCTTCTTTTTGTTCTTTTGTTATTAATTGGTTTAGTTTTGGATGGTTTGCGGCAACTACTAAGAAGGTTACTCCCATTAGTGTGTCTGGTCTTGTTGTGAATACTGGCCATTTTGAGTTTAATTCTTTTTTTAAGAATTCTTTGACTTTTGGTATGTCTTGATTGTAGAGGTGTGTTTTTATTCCTATTGATTCTGCAGATTTTTTTGCTTCTTCTCCATGTTCAAAGTAAATTACGTTTTCTGATTTTAGGGCGTATTTTTTTAATAGGGTTTCGTAATATTTTGGGTTTTCTTTTGAAGGGTTGAATTCTTGCGTGAATATTTCATAGTTAATTTTTGAAAATAATTTTGTGTGGAGTTCTTTTTTTGCATTTGTTAGCACTATTTTTTTGTTAGGTAATGAATCTAGAAATTTTTTTAATTCTATGTTTACGTTGCCTTTTTCATCAACTAATGTGTGGACTGCGTCTACAAAGATTGTTTTTTGGTTTGGTATTTCAAATATTATTTCTGAGCCATAAGATTTGTTTATCCAGTTTGTTTGGAGTTTTTTTATTAGTTCAGGCCAGTTTTCTAATTTTTTTATTCCTTCGTATAGTTCGTCTGCATACTCTGTTATTTTAAGATACCACTGCGCAAGTTTTTTTACTTCTACTTCTGTATCTTCGTGTCTCCAGCACTTTCCGTTGTGTACTTGTTCATTAGCAAGGACTGTGTTGCATTTTGGGCACCAGTTCACGCTTGATTCTTTCTTGTATACTAGGCCTTTTTTGTACATTTGTAAGAATATCCATTGGTCCCATTTGAAGTATTCTGGTGTGTGGGTTTGAATCATTCTGTCCCAGTCATAGCTTAGTCCTAGGGATTTCATTTGTTTGATGTAGTTTTTTATTGCTTCTTCTGTGAATTCTTTTGGGTGTCTTCTGTTTTTTATGGCAGCGTTTTCTGCTGGTAGGCCAAATGAATCAAAGCCCATTGGGTAGAGAACGTTAAAACCTTGCATTCTTTTGAATCGAGCGTAGATGTCTCCTATTGTGTAATTTAATGCATGACCCATGTGAAGTCCTGAAGCTGATGGATAGGGGAACATTTCAAGAACGTAGTATTTTGGTTTTTTGCTCTTTTCATCTGCTTTGAATGCCTGTTTTTCTTCCCATTTAGTTTGCCATTTTTCTGTTATTTGTTTGTGATTTATCTTTTCCTGAGCCATATCCTAGAGTTGTGAGAGGTTATTTATTAAGGTTTTTATGTATTTTAATGGTTTATTCAAAAAAACAAGCTCCGGTTCTCCACGTAATTTTGAGAATTGTTGTACATTGAATCACATCTGTCTATTATTTTTACAAGAGTGCTGTCTTCTATTGGCTTTTTTAGGTTTGAAGGATGTCTTGAATGGGGTTGCATCCTGTATTGTTCTAGTTCTGGAAAGAGTTTTGATTCGTATTCGCGCATTCTTAGCAGGCTTTGTGATAACATAAGTCTTTTAAAGCTCGTTTTTGGTTCCTCGAGTATTTTGCTGGATGTCTTTTTCGTTATTTCTGCTGTTTCTTTTATTGAGTTTTTTTGTGCATTGTAGTTCATATTTGCATTAATTTCGTGTGTTGCTACTGCTAGTGTTATAAACACAAGTGTGCTTATTAATGCATCTTTTCCATATGTTTTTATTTTTTCAAGTGTATTATTCATTTTTTCACCTCTTTTTGTTATTACTATTTAATAGTGTTTAAAATGTTTAATAATGTTGGTTCAATAATAATTAAACCAAAAAGTTTAAATATAGAATTAAATTATTTAGTTTAATGAGTTTAAGTATTGATTTGCCTCTTGGAAAAGAAAATAGTACTAAGAACTTGATATTTTCAATATTAACAAAAGAATATCCTCTGAAGTTAATTGAACTTACAAACTATATCAAAAGAAGATATGGAAAATCTGTGACTTTTCAGGCAGTAAGAAAAGCAGCGCTCGAACTTGAAGAAAACGAAGTGCTTGTCAAAGAAAAAAATGAATTTAGAATAAACAAGCAATGGGTAGCTGATGCAAAGAAAACAGTAGATAATCTCTATGAAGACTTAAATAAAGACAAATCAACTCCAGAAGGATTGGATTCTATAAGAGGAGAAGTGTCTGTGTTTACTTTTGATTCGCCTAATGAAATGATAAAATTCTGGTATTCAATCATGAAGAATTGGATTGGAAATTTTAAGAAGGGAGATCATGATTTTAATTGTTATCAAGCACCTCATATTTGGGAGGCTCTTTTGCATCCTGATAAAGAAAAAGAGACTCTTCTGAATTTTATTAAGAAGGGAATAAAGTGCTACTCTTTAACAACGGGAGGAACTCCTCTAGACAGGTATGCCAAGAGATTCTATGAAAAAATGGGTGTAAAGACAGAGTTCATAAAATCACTATCAGACTTTGATAGAACTTATTTTGTTGCAACTTACGGAGAGACAATAGTGCAAGTCTATTATCCTAAGAAAGTAATAGATAAGCTTGAAGAATTTTATAAAAAAAATGTTTCTCTTGAAGATTTAGATGTTCATGAACTTTCTGAAATTATGAATATCGACATTAAAACAAAGATGACTGTCATAAAGAATCTTGAAATGGCTAAACAGATTAATAAATCAATTATTAGTCAGATTGAGTAGTTAGTATTTTTTCCAAATTTCATCTGCTTCACTGCACCCCATAATTCTTTCATTTTTTCTAATTGAATGTTGAGCAGTTCGTACATTTTATATTCTTTTTTTAATTTTTCTTATAAAGTTTACTGAATTTATTTTTTGTGTGCTTTTCTCCGTTTCTTATCATTAGGAATAATCCGTTTAGCAAAATTATTATTCCGAGGACAAGTATTGCTGTGTACATTGAAAAGGCTCCTGTTAGGTATCCTGCTATTGGCAGTATGATTGATTTACCTAGTTCTTTCATCAGTTGTAGTGTGCTTTCAAGTGTTGCTCTTTGTTTTGAACTTATATTTTGGTTAAATAGGTTGTTTGCTATTGGGCTTCTTATGTTTTCTATTATTAGTATTAAGAAAAGAAGAGCTATTCCTATGTAAGATATCCATCCCAAACCTAATATTATTGCAGGTATTGCTGCTAGTAATGTTACCATATTTATTGTGTGTATTGTACCCATATTTTTTTCTACTAAGTATGAATATCTTACAGCTAGTGCGCTGAGTAGGAGGCCTATGCTGTATATTAATCCAAATATTTCTATTGGTACCCCTGTTACTTTCATATATGGTTGTATGTATTTGTCAATTGCAGCTATTGCTCCTGAGAATATTGTGATGTTTAAAACAAGTCTTACTAAGAATTTATGTCTATATAAGTATTTTATTGAATCTTTTACGTGATTTAGAGATTCTGTTATTGATATTTTTTTGTTTTCTGCTTCTTTTATTTTTTCAAAGCTTACTGCTAATAAAAAATTTAGGAATGCTGGTATTGTTGCTATGAAGAATACCCAGCTGAATCCTAGCAAGGATGCTATTAATCCTCCTGCAAGAGTTGCTAGTGATTCTCCTATTCTTCCGTAGAATTTTTGTTTTCCTTTAACTTCCGTATAACCTGGGAGTTTATTTTTGTCTGTTTTATTTTGTTCTATGTAATCGTAGACGAATCCTGTTTCTGTTCCGCTTCTTAATGCGTTGCCTAGTTCATATATTATTTGGAACATTACAAATGACCAAAACGTATTAGAAAATCCAAATCCTAGATATGCTATTATGAGGACTAATTTTCCTATGATTATTGTTTTTCTTTTTCCATATAGGTCTGCGAGTACTCCTGTCGGTATTTCTATTAGGAGGCTGAATATGCTGCCTATTGTGAATATTAGGAATATTTCTTGTAACGATAGAAAGTGTGATTGTAAAAATATTATAAAGATCGGCGTGAAATATGTTTGGTTTTTTAGAAATGAAGTTAAGTAAAATTTTTTTATTTGGTCCATATTCTTTTTATTAGGATATTTTATTTATATGTGTTTTGGGTTTTTTAAAATTAAGAAAAAATATTTTGCGTTTTTAGAATTTTTTGAATTCTGAAACTACATCTATTAGGTCTACGTGTCCTAAAAATACTCCTCTGCAACAGCTTCTTTCTAGTCCTAAATCGTCTAATACTTTTTTTGGGTCGTCTCCTTTTGCTACTTTTTCTTTGAAGGTTTCCCAATTTTGACCTATTGGTTTTCCGCAACTAAAACATCTGACTGGTATAATCATCTTCTATTCTCACCTATATGGTTTTTGTTTTATTTAAGCTTGACTTGAATGCCCAGAAATCATCTGTATGATTTCTGTCGTGTACAAACTTGTTTTGTGTACCCAAAAGTCTTATCTGTAAGACTTTTGTCGTTTGGCTCTTGCTTTTCCTTGACTGTTTGGTTTTCTTGTTTCTTTAAATCTTACGTCTGCTACTAAGAGTTGTCTGTCGTAGTCCAAGTATTTTTCTCTTAGTGTTGTATCTTGTTTTGATAGTGCTTTTGCGATTGCTAGTCTTGCTGCATCTGCTTGACTGCTTGTTCCTCCGCCTTTTACTTTTACGGTTATATTGAATTTTTTTGTTTGGTCTCCTGCTAGTATTATTGGTTCTAGTATTCTCATTTTGGCCATTTTTGGTTCTACTATGTCTATTAATTTGTTATTTACTATGAATACTCCTTTTCCTGGTTTTATGGTTGCTCTTGCAATTGCACTTTTTCTTTTTCCGCTTTCGTGTATTACTTTGTTATTGGCCATTTTAATCGAACTTTGCTCCTAATTGTTTGCTTATTTCTCTTATGTACATAAATTTTGCGTTTGTTTTTTCAACGCTGAATTGATTTAGTGTTTCTATCTTTTCGTTTTTCATGCTGTTTGGTATTCCTATGTAGCATTTTATTCTTGATAGTGCTTCTCTTCCTCTTGGTTTTTTGTATGGTAGCATGCCTCTTAATGTTCTTTTTACTAGCATGTGAGGCATTCTAGGAAAGTATGGTCCTACTAGTGGTGCTCCTCTTTCTCTTGCTTGTTTAAATGATGCAAATACTTTTTGTGGGTGTCCTGTTATGACTGCTTTTTCACAGTTTACTAAGTGTATTGTTTGTCCTAAGAGCGCATTTTTTGCTACGTAGGTTCCTAATCTTCCTATTATCATATCTGTTGCGTCGATTATCATTTTTTTATCCCAATATTTTAATGTTTTTTCCTGTTGGATTTTTTTTCATTAAGTCTGTAATTGTTATTGCTTCTCCTTTTTCGTTTATTTTTGTTAGTGCATCTTCTGAGAAGTTGTATGCTGCTACTTTTATTTTGTGAGTTATTGTTCCTGTTCCTAATACTTTTCCAGGTACTATTATTGTGTCGTTTTCTTTTGAGTATTGTGCTAATTTGTATATGTTTATTATTCTTCTTTGTCTTACAGGTTTTTCTAGGTCTTCTGCTACTCGTTTCCAGATTTTTACATTGTTATCTATCGATAACTTTTTTAGTTCTGAAATGAGTTTTTTTAGTTCTTCGTTCCTTACGTTTTTTCTTTGTTTCATTTTTAATCCTTTGAGTTTCATGTGTTATGGTTTTAGCGCCGTGTTTTTTTCAGGTAATTCTTTTTTTGAAGTTTTTTATGCGGGGGACGAGGTTTGAACTCGCGCACCCACTAAGGGACTAGGCCCTCAACCTAGCGCATTTGACCACTCTGCCACCCCCACGTTATCGGGTTGGTGTTCTCTTTATGAGTTTTTCATGAGTTTTGCAAACTCATCTATTTGATCATTATATTGTTTTATTCCTTCTTCTACTATTTCAGTTGGATTCAGTTGTCCCCAACTTTCTATTGTGAATATGTATTCTTTTATTGGGTTATTGTATTCTATTTTTACTATATCGTTATCTACGTCTGTGCAAGCATCTATTAGCTCTGGCGTATTTATTTTTTCTTGCAATATTTCGCCTTTTTTGACTATTTGTGGAGGGAATTTATGTATTGAGTCTTTTAGTTTTGCTGATTTGTTGTTCACTGTTATTTTTGGTTTGTAGTAGTAGGATACTAGTCCTGTGTTCCATTTTGCGTGGTTTATTCCTAGTCCTAATTGTGCTGTTGCTAAAAGTTCTACTTCTTGGTTTTCTGTAAGTTTTACTATTGGGGTGTCTGCGTGTACCGGTATTACTTTTGCATCTTTTGAAACTAGGTCTGAGGCATATATTGTTTTTGGTCCTGCTACTTTTAATGTTAATTTTAAGTGTGTTGCAGCGGATTCTTCTTCTCCTTCTTTTGGCACGTTGTAGCTTTTTAGGTCTGTTTTTATTGCGAGTAATCCTAATCTGTGTGCGATTATTTCATCGTATAGTGCACTTGTGTTCTGTTTGAATTCTACAGTTGATATTGCCATTGTTGGAACTTCGCCCATGAATATTCTTCTTAGTGTGTTTATGTATGCAGGCGTAGGTCCATTTATTTCAAAGGTTAATTTTTCATTCTTTTTTTTCTCTATGAGTTGAAGTTTCATTTTTAGATTTATACTCTCCTTCCTCTTCTTCCGCCTTTTTTTCTGCATCCTCCGTGTGGTAGAGGTGTTACGTCTTCTATTAGGCCTATTCTTAGTCCTCGTCTTGATAGTGCTCTTACTGCTGCTTGTGCTCCTGGTCCAGGGTTCATTGGTCCGTTGTGTCCTCCTGGAGCTTTTATTTTTACGTGTATGCTGTTTATACCTTTATCTAATGCTAGTTCTGCTGCTTTTTTTGCTGCTGCCATAGCTGTTGTTGGACTGCTTTCTAGTCTGTCTGATCTGACCATTTGTCCTCCGCTTGCTAGCGCGATTGTTTCTGATCCTGTTAGGTCTGTTATGTGTATTATTATGTTATTGTAAGAAGCGTAAATGTTTGCTAGTCCCCATCTTCCGACTGGTCTTCGTTGCTGCTCTTTTCTTTCGCTCATTCTTTATCCTCTTGTGTTTTTTCTTGTTCTTTTGATTCTGATTCTGATTCTGATTCTGTTTGTTTTGGTGATTCTGTTTCTTGTTTTTTCTTGGATTCAGATTCTGATTTAATGCCTTCTTTAGTTTCTGATTTAGGTTCTTCCTTTTTAGTTTCTGATTTAGTCTCTTTTTTAGTCTCTACTTTGCTCTCTTCCTTTTTAGCCTCTGATTTAGTCACTTTAGTGATTTCTTCGGCTTCTTTTTTTAGTGGTTTTCTCTCTGGGTGATCAGGATCTTCAAAAGTAGAACCTGATAC
The nucleotide sequence above comes from Candidatus Woesearchaeota archaeon. Encoded proteins:
- a CDS encoding MFS transporter; translation: MDQIKKFYLTSFLKNQTYFTPIFIIFLQSHFLSLQEIFLIFTIGSIFSLLIEIPTGVLADLYGKRKTIIIGKLVLIIAYLGFGFSNTFWSFVMFQIIYELGNALRSGTETGFVYDYIEQNKTDKNKLPGYTEVKGKQKFYGRIGESLATLAGGLIASLLGFSWVFFIATIPAFLNFLLAVSFEKIKEAENKKISITESLNHVKDSIKYLYRHKFLVRLVLNITIFSGAIAAIDKYIQPYMKVTGVPIEIFGLIYSIGLLLSALAVRYSYLVEKNMGTIHTINMVTLLAAIPAIILGLGWISYIGIALLFLILIIENIRSPIANNLFNQNISSKQRATLESTLQLMKELGKSIILPIAGYLTGAFSMYTAILVLGIIILLNGLFLMIRNGEKHTKNKFSKLYKKN
- a CDS encoding DNA-directed RNA polymerase subunit N, with product MIIPVRCFSCGKPIGQNWETFKEKVAKGDDPKKVLDDLGLERSCCRGVFLGHVDLIDVVSEFKKF
- a CDS encoding 30S ribosomal protein S9, which encodes MANNKVIHESGKRKSAIARATIKPGKGVFIVNNKLIDIVEPKMAKMRILEPIILAGDQTKKFNITVKVKGGGTSSQADAARLAIAKALSKQDTTLREKYLDYDRQLLVADVRFKETRKPNSQGKARAKRQKSYR
- a CDS encoding 50S ribosomal protein L13, translating into MIIDATDMIIGRLGTYVAKNALLGQTIHLVNCEKAVITGHPQKVFASFKQARERGAPLVGPYFPRMPHMLVKRTLRGMLPYKKPRGREALSRIKCYIGIPNSMKNEKIETLNQFSVEKTNAKFMYIREISKQLGAKFD
- a CDS encoding 50S ribosomal protein L18e, whose amino-acid sequence is MKQRKNVRNEELKKLISELKKLSIDNNVKIWKRVAEDLEKPVRQRRIINIYKLAQYSKENDTIIVPGKVLGTGTITHKIKVAAYNFSEDALTKINEKGEAITITDLMKKNPTGKNIKILG
- a CDS encoding DNA-directed RNA polymerase subunit D — protein: MKLQLIEKKKNEKLTFEINGPTPAYINTLRRIFMGEVPTMAISTVEFKQNTSALYDEIIAHRLGLLAIKTDLKSYNVPKEGEEESAATHLKLTLKVAGPKTIYASDLVSKDAKVIPVHADTPIVKLTENQEVELLATAQLGLGINHAKWNTGLVSYYYKPKITVNNKSAKLKDSIHKFPPQIVKKGEILQEKINTPELIDACTDVDNDIVKIEYNNPIKEYIFTIESWGQLNPTEIVEEGIKQYNDQIDEFAKLMKNS
- a CDS encoding 30S ribosomal protein S11; amino-acid sequence: MSERKEQQRRPVGRWGLANIYASYNNIIIHITDLTGSETIALASGGQMVRSDRLESSPTTAMAAAKKAAELALDKGINSIHVKIKAPGGHNGPMNPGPGAQAAVRALSRRGLRIGLIEDVTPLPHGGCRKKGGRRGRRV